The following are from one region of the Hydrogenimonas sp. SS33 genome:
- a CDS encoding PAS domain-containing protein yields the protein MQRPQPRDEEIQLDNTKYIESETDTKGIITDANDYFCEISGYTRDELIGQPHNIVRHPDMPKIAFKLLWDRLKAGKNVNVPIKNLAKDGRYYWVFTHFEILRDINTKEITGYKAYRKAVSKHAKEILDPLYKKLTALEKEGGMEASEKYLNEVLHEAGDDVTFDNMYENIYKFY from the coding sequence ATGCAGCGACCGCAACCCAGGGACGAAGAGATCCAGCTGGACAATACCAAATATATAGAGAGCGAAACCGACACGAAGGGGATCATCACCGACGCCAACGACTATTTCTGTGAGATATCAGGCTATACCAGGGATGAACTGATCGGACAGCCCCACAATATCGTCCGTCATCCCGATATGCCCAAAATCGCCTTCAAACTCCTGTGGGACCGCCTCAAAGCGGGCAAAAACGTCAATGTCCCCATCAAGAACCTGGCCAAGGACGGCCGCTACTACTGGGTATTCACCCACTTCGAGATTTTAAGAGACATCAATACCAAAGAGATCACCGGCTACAAAGCCTACCGCAAAGCGGTTTCCAAACACGCCAAAGAGATTCTCGACCCGCTCTACAAAAAGCTGACGGCGCTGGAGAAAGAGGGGGGCATGGAAGCGAGTGAAAAGTACCTCAACGAAGTGCTCCACGAAGCGGGAGACGACGTCACTTTCGACAATATGTACGAAAACATCTACAAGTTCTACTGA
- the nosZ gene encoding Sec-dependent nitrous-oxide reductase translates to MSSILKKLSMVAIGTLVGVSMASAQTELRKVMKERGLTDQDLLAAAKTYTPSGGRDKYIVFSSGGQSGQIMVYGVPSMRILKFIGVFTPEPWQGWGYDDDTKKVLAEGKIRGKQITWGDTHHPAISETNGRYDGKWLVINDKANPRIAVIDLKDFVTKQIVVNPVFKSDHGGAFFTPNSEYILEACQYAAPFDNNWHPMEDYKETFRGGVTVWKFDHKEGKILPEKSFTIEMPPYMQDLSDAGKEASYGWGFTNSFNSEMYTGGIEKGLPPFEAGCSRNDTDYLHVYNWKKLAELAKDPKNVKIINGHKVVPISVAVKNDALFLIPEPKSPHGVDVSPDGKYIVVCGKLDTHATVYSWDKIQKAIKNHDFAGKDPYGIPIIDMKKAAHCQAELGLGPLHNQYGPKWKTEGEIYTSLYVDSQVVKWNYLKCKVEDRVNVNYNIGHLCGMEGKTEDPQGDYIIALNKLAIDRFDEIGPLHPQNHQLIDIRGKKMQLLYDMPVPLGEPHQAVAIRRSKLHTEVRYKMGTNPFTGKIHRGKTLAGQEKIVRKGNHVYVYGTLVRSHINPEHINVNLGDTVTIYLTNLERAEDETHGFTVDQYNIHASLEPGKTVALTFKADREGVFPYYCTEFCSALHLEMMGYLLVKDPNKHYVSAKKLKMAHMSKAELEKEYQKIVATNKATDKVIQSVVKFLKENHYEKYPVVKQLVEDALDQYGKIPEQKKKADEYYKKGDLEKAILFENMIWQYMVKTADVGIRARDLLVKKLATPMSEAAKRGQEAYLEGGCNGCHVIGKVSSGPDLVGVLQRHENGEKWVKEWILHPEKMYDNPYIKSMINYFNLRMPNQGMTEQQTDDIIEYLKWIDKNANLF, encoded by the coding sequence ATGAGTTCGATCCTCAAGAAGCTATCGATGGTAGCGATCGGAACTCTGGTGGGTGTATCCATGGCCTCCGCTCAGACAGAACTGCGCAAAGTGATGAAAGAGCGGGGACTGACCGACCAGGATCTTCTGGCGGCAGCCAAGACCTACACCCCTAGCGGCGGACGGGACAAATATATCGTATTCAGTTCCGGCGGACAGTCGGGACAGATTATGGTATACGGCGTTCCGTCGATGCGTATTTTGAAATTTATCGGTGTCTTCACCCCCGAACCCTGGCAGGGATGGGGATACGACGACGACACCAAAAAGGTTCTCGCCGAAGGGAAGATCCGCGGTAAGCAGATCACCTGGGGCGATACGCACCACCCGGCGATCTCCGAAACCAACGGACGCTATGACGGAAAATGGCTGGTCATCAACGACAAAGCCAACCCCCGTATCGCCGTCATCGACCTCAAAGACTTCGTCACCAAGCAGATCGTCGTCAACCCGGTCTTTAAAAGCGACCACGGCGGCGCCTTCTTCACCCCCAACAGCGAGTATATCCTCGAAGCGTGCCAGTATGCCGCGCCTTTCGACAACAACTGGCACCCGATGGAGGATTACAAAGAGACATTCCGGGGCGGTGTGACGGTCTGGAAATTCGACCACAAAGAGGGAAAAATTCTTCCCGAAAAGTCTTTCACCATCGAAATGCCCCCCTATATGCAGGACCTCTCCGACGCCGGTAAAGAGGCGAGCTACGGCTGGGGATTCACCAACAGCTTCAACTCCGAAATGTATACCGGCGGTATCGAAAAAGGGCTGCCCCCCTTCGAAGCGGGATGTAGCCGGAACGACACCGACTACCTTCATGTCTACAACTGGAAAAAACTGGCGGAACTGGCGAAAGACCCCAAAAACGTCAAAATCATCAACGGCCATAAAGTCGTTCCGATTAGCGTGGCGGTCAAAAACGACGCGCTGTTCCTGATTCCCGAGCCCAAGTCGCCCCACGGCGTCGATGTCAGCCCCGACGGCAAATATATCGTTGTCTGCGGCAAGCTCGACACCCACGCGACAGTCTACAGCTGGGACAAAATCCAAAAAGCGATCAAAAACCACGACTTCGCGGGCAAAGATCCCTACGGCATTCCGATCATCGACATGAAAAAAGCGGCGCACTGCCAGGCCGAACTGGGCCTCGGGCCACTGCATAACCAGTATGGTCCCAAGTGGAAAACCGAGGGTGAAATCTACACCTCCCTCTATGTCGACAGCCAGGTGGTCAAGTGGAACTATCTGAAGTGTAAAGTGGAAGACCGTGTCAACGTCAACTACAACATCGGTCACCTCTGCGGCATGGAAGGCAAAACGGAAGATCCCCAGGGCGATTACATCATCGCGCTGAACAAACTGGCGATCGACCGCTTCGACGAAATCGGACCGCTCCACCCGCAAAACCACCAGCTCATCGATATTCGCGGCAAGAAGATGCAGCTTCTGTACGATATGCCGGTACCGCTGGGCGAACCGCACCAGGCGGTTGCGATCCGACGCTCCAAACTGCATACCGAAGTACGCTACAAAATGGGTACCAACCCATTCACGGGTAAAATCCATCGCGGTAAAACGCTGGCGGGACAGGAAAAAATCGTCCGAAAAGGCAACCATGTCTATGTCTATGGAACGCTGGTACGCTCCCATATCAACCCCGAGCATATCAATGTCAACCTGGGTGATACCGTTACTATCTACCTGACCAACCTGGAGCGGGCGGAAGACGAAACTCACGGATTCACCGTTGACCAGTACAACATTCACGCCTCTCTGGAGCCGGGTAAAACCGTCGCACTGACCTTCAAGGCGGACCGCGAAGGTGTCTTCCCCTACTACTGTACGGAATTCTGTTCCGCACTGCACCTAGAGATGATGGGATACCTGCTGGTCAAAGACCCGAACAAACACTACGTCTCCGCCAAAAAGCTCAAAATGGCCCATATGTCCAAAGCCGAGCTGGAAAAAGAGTATCAGAAGATCGTCGCGACCAACAAAGCGACCGACAAGGTCATCCAGAGTGTCGTGAAGTTCCTCAAAGAGAACCACTACGAAAAATATCCGGTTGTCAAACAGCTGGTGGAAGATGCTCTCGATCAGTACGGCAAGATCCCCGAACAGAAGAAAAAAGCGGATGAGTATTACAAAAAAGGTGATCTCGAAAAAGCGATTCTGTTTGAAAACATGATCTGGCAGTACATGGTCAAAACGGCCGACGTCGGTATCCGTGCCCGTGACCTGCTGGTCAAGAAACTCGCCACGCCGATGAGCGAAGCGGCCAAACGCGGCCAGGAAGCCTATCTGGAAGGCGGATGTAACGGATGTCACGTCATCGGTAAAGTCTCCTCCGGACCGGACCTCGTAGGTGTTCTGCAACGCCATGAAAACGGCGAGAAGTGGGTCAAAGAGTGGATCCTCCATCCTGAAAAAATGTACGACAACCCGTACATCAAGTCGATGATTAACTACTTCAACCTTCGCATGCCCAACCAGGGTATGACCGAACAACAGACGGACGACATCATCGAATACCTCAAGTGGATTGACAAAAACGCCAATCTCTTCTAA
- a CDS encoding cytochrome C, whose protein sequence is MKSSLTKARIFTFIAFSLLMYYFVIPAVFTHDVVELAREGKVDKIPPISYKVWNYYVKGKYVSPNTPKDAVGDLKKMIEEDAELSVVSAPIWYVALEAPNYPKEAFPNGIPVYYHFDGFSGDVHEMNTINHFIGMDPMERGAPYLRALAPYALVLVALLMVYYMLYDSKILDLLMLIPVVLPVVFLGFYAYWLYWFGHHMHEWGAFKIKPFMPTVFGDGKVAQFTTHSYPTTGFWILLAISFFSILAIISKRKARKLAAQGA, encoded by the coding sequence ATGAAGAGTTCGCTCACGAAGGCGCGGATTTTCACCTTCATCGCCTTTTCACTGTTGATGTACTACTTCGTCATTCCCGCGGTGTTTACCCACGACGTGGTGGAGCTGGCCAGAGAGGGGAAAGTGGACAAGATTCCCCCCATCTCCTACAAAGTGTGGAACTATTACGTGAAAGGGAAATATGTCAGCCCCAACACCCCCAAAGATGCAGTGGGTGATTTGAAAAAGATGATAGAAGAGGATGCGGAACTCTCGGTTGTCTCCGCTCCCATCTGGTATGTGGCACTGGAAGCGCCCAACTATCCGAAAGAGGCGTTTCCCAACGGAATTCCCGTCTACTACCACTTCGACGGATTCAGCGGCGATGTCCACGAGATGAACACGATCAACCACTTCATCGGCATGGACCCGATGGAGCGGGGTGCCCCCTACCTGCGGGCATTGGCACCCTATGCCCTGGTTCTCGTGGCGCTGTTGATGGTCTACTACATGCTCTACGACAGCAAGATTCTCGACCTGCTGATGCTGATTCCCGTGGTGCTGCCGGTGGTCTTTCTGGGCTTCTACGCCTACTGGCTCTACTGGTTCGGCCACCACATGCACGAATGGGGGGCCTTCAAGATCAAACCCTTCATGCCGACGGTTTTCGGGGACGGAAAGGTCGCCCAGTTCACGACCCACTCCTACCCGACAACCGGCTTCTGGATTCTGTTGGCGATCAGCTTTTTCAGCATTCTCGCCATCATTTCCAAGCGTAAAGCGCGTAAGCTTGCGGCTCAGGGCGCCTGA
- a CDS encoding nitrous oxide reductase family maturation protein NosD, with protein sequence MTIAMGLMASNLLQNAIDRAEPGSKLQLPAGEYHGNIVIDKPLIIDGVDQRAKIVGDGNGTVVKIRSDYVTLKNLTILHSGQEHERVDAGVSIKKARHVTVDHCRIDDCLFGIDLEQVHASALTHNWIRSKPFSLGLRGDAIRLWYSNDNNVSFNHITHSRDVVVWYSHGNTIAHNFGEYSRYSLHFMYAGRNEVLYNTYEHNSVGIFFMYSRDTVAIGNVVKSSLGTTGMGIGLKDSSNFTLKDNTLIYCAQGLYIDRSPFQPDMRNKIIGNHILYNAEGIHFHSVSVNNDIEKNVFKGNIDNVIDDEPDLHHALKNHWDHNYWDDYQGFDKNSDGIGDTPYVLFYYADRMWMFNPSVKFFYASPVISMMNFLAKLAPISEPVKILVDKHPVMYETKLEGKQ encoded by the coding sequence ATGACGATAGCGATGGGTTTGATGGCGTCCAACCTGCTGCAAAACGCCATCGACCGTGCCGAGCCGGGGTCGAAACTGCAGCTTCCTGCGGGTGAGTATCACGGCAATATCGTCATCGACAAGCCGCTGATTATCGACGGGGTGGACCAGCGGGCGAAGATCGTCGGTGACGGCAACGGCACCGTCGTCAAGATCCGAAGCGACTACGTCACCCTGAAAAACCTCACGATCCTGCACAGCGGCCAGGAGCACGAACGGGTCGATGCCGGGGTGTCGATCAAAAAAGCCAGACACGTGACGGTGGACCACTGCCGTATCGACGACTGCCTCTTCGGGATCGACCTGGAACAGGTGCACGCGTCGGCGCTGACGCATAACTGGATCCGCTCGAAACCCTTTTCTCTGGGATTGCGAGGTGATGCCATACGGCTTTGGTACAGCAACGACAACAATGTCAGTTTCAACCATATCACCCATTCGCGGGATGTGGTGGTTTGGTACAGCCACGGCAATACCATCGCCCACAATTTTGGTGAATACAGCCGCTATTCGCTCCACTTCATGTACGCGGGGCGCAACGAGGTGCTCTACAACACCTACGAGCACAATTCGGTAGGCATTTTTTTCATGTATTCCCGCGACACGGTGGCCATAGGCAATGTGGTCAAAAGTTCGCTCGGCACCACCGGCATGGGGATCGGATTGAAAGATTCGAGCAATTTCACATTGAAGGACAACACGTTGATCTATTGTGCCCAGGGCCTTTACATCGACCGTTCTCCTTTTCAGCCCGATATGCGCAACAAGATCATAGGCAACCACATTCTTTACAATGCGGAGGGGATCCACTTTCACTCCGTCAGTGTAAACAACGATATCGAAAAGAATGTCTTCAAGGGGAATATCGACAATGTCATCGACGACGAGCCGGACCTGCATCATGCGCTCAAAAACCATTGGGACCATAACTACTGGGACGATTATCAGGGGTTCGACAAAAACAGCGATGGCATCGGCGACACACCCTATGTCCTCTTTTATTATGCGGACCGTATGTGGATGTTTAATCCGAGTGTGAAGTTTTTCTACGCATCGCCGGTGATTTCGATGATGAATTTCCTGGCGAAGCTGGCGCCGATTTCCGAACCGGTCAAAATTTTGGTCGACAAGCACCCCGTCATGTACGAGACAAAACTGGAGGGTAAACAATGA
- a CDS encoding 4Fe-4S dicluster domain-containing protein, with amino-acid sequence MTPEEKKKRRKFMQQMTGLGVLGLAAAGGILGAPYLKAEPARLRPPGAVPEEEFIGLCIKCGQCLQVCPYDSIILEDIDGRVGVGMAYIEPRERGCYLCEAFPCILACPSGALDHEHDSIEYVHMGIAVVHDPGSCLAKTGKPVPDSAIDRIYDHTKVLTPQERQSKKITVSEDEPEKVQLQKQLLLKLEKHRGENPCTICADMCPYPNPDLAIGMVDAKGGGMLPEIREKCNGCGACVELCPTDVIKIIPRKNYLQVYGDRSDHA; translated from the coding sequence ATGACACCGGAAGAGAAGAAGAAACGAAGAAAGTTCATGCAGCAGATGACCGGCCTCGGCGTACTTGGGCTGGCGGCTGCGGGCGGCATACTGGGGGCGCCCTACCTGAAGGCTGAACCTGCCCGCCTGCGCCCGCCCGGCGCCGTGCCGGAGGAGGAGTTCATCGGGCTTTGCATCAAGTGCGGCCAGTGCCTGCAGGTCTGCCCCTACGATTCGATCATCCTCGAAGATATCGACGGGCGTGTCGGCGTGGGGATGGCCTACATTGAGCCCAGGGAGCGGGGATGCTACCTCTGCGAAGCCTTCCCCTGCATCCTCGCCTGTCCCAGCGGCGCGCTCGACCACGAGCATGACAGCATCGAGTATGTCCATATGGGCATCGCCGTCGTCCACGACCCGGGAAGCTGCCTGGCCAAAACGGGCAAACCGGTTCCAGACAGCGCCATCGACCGCATCTACGACCATACGAAGGTGTTGACTCCCCAGGAGCGGCAGAGCAAAAAGATCACCGTCAGCGAAGATGAACCCGAAAAGGTGCAATTGCAAAAGCAGCTTCTGCTCAAGTTGGAGAAGCACAGGGGCGAGAACCCCTGTACCATCTGCGCCGACATGTGCCCCTACCCGAATCCGGACCTGGCCATCGGCATGGTCGACGCCAAAGGGGGCGGCATGCTGCCGGAGATTCGTGAAAAGTGCAACGGCTGCGGCGCCTGCGTGGAGCTCTGCCCGACGGATGTCATCAAGATCATCCCCAGAAAAAATTACCTCCAGGTATATGGAGACAGGAGCGATCATGCGTAA
- a CDS encoding c-type cytochrome gives MIRHIIAAIATILALWAMFFMYRLDQEADRFGQIHKIIEETKMEVKIEKHPEAVQPIEEPESIQQAPNGEAKKKEDEIQKQLKALKERAGNVMAFKVSPLYKQKCSSCHGVNGEGIIGPRLIGKSPDEVLQALHDFKSGKRKNYVMYGLLSKMNEQQLEDLAKEIGTFEQKLKASQQ, from the coding sequence ATGATCCGACACATCATTGCAGCGATTGCCACGATACTGGCACTCTGGGCCATGTTCTTCATGTACAGGCTCGATCAGGAAGCGGACCGCTTCGGACAGATTCACAAGATCATCGAAGAGACGAAGATGGAGGTGAAGATCGAGAAGCATCCGGAGGCGGTCCAGCCGATAGAGGAGCCCGAATCGATCCAGCAGGCCCCCAACGGCGAGGCGAAGAAGAAAGAGGATGAGATCCAGAAGCAGCTCAAAGCCCTCAAAGAGCGGGCCGGCAACGTCATGGCCTTCAAGGTGAGCCCGCTTTACAAACAGAAGTGCTCCTCCTGCCACGGGGTCAACGGTGAGGGAATCATCGGTCCGAGGCTGATCGGCAAATCTCCCGATGAGGTGCTGCAGGCGCTGCACGATTTCAAGAGCGGCAAACGCAAAAACTATGTCATGTACGGCCTGCTTTCGAAAATGAATGAGCAGCAGCTCGAAGACCTCGCCAAAGAGATCGGAACCTTCGAGCAGAAGCTCAAAGCGTCCCAGCAGTAG
- a CDS encoding NapH/MauN family ferredoxin-type protein: MDKYNGSVRDLIRAPFWSTFYYKTRKGGIRPTWRFWRWMSVIIINIAFFLSYHIDVQLLEGTMSGSRLLGFHLIDLFTVLETWAATHVIHTNMIIGSVTIAVFYLLVGGKSFCAWACPYGIVSEIGEYFHQKLVSKKIIKERPWDPRIRFAFWAVFLIITFIDGFLVFEVINPIGILSRFIVYGWSLAIVWVLVILLFEIFYSRRMWCKYICPVGTTYNFLGWVSATKVQWDMDKCDHCGACLDACFENHVLEFIKPKYDKERKEKDVHKQIVVNGDCTLCARCFDVCHTDAYNFTFRLKDLV; the protein is encoded by the coding sequence ATGGATAAATACAACGGCAGTGTACGCGACCTGATACGCGCACCGTTCTGGTCGACCTTCTACTACAAGACCCGCAAGGGGGGGATTCGCCCCACCTGGCGTTTCTGGCGTTGGATGAGCGTCATCATCATCAACATCGCCTTTTTCCTCTCCTACCACATCGATGTCCAGCTTCTTGAAGGGACCATGAGCGGCTCACGGCTGCTCGGTTTCCACCTGATCGACCTCTTTACGGTGCTGGAGACCTGGGCGGCGACGCACGTGATCCACACCAACATGATCATCGGGTCGGTGACGATCGCCGTCTTCTACCTGCTCGTCGGCGGCAAAAGTTTCTGCGCCTGGGCCTGCCCCTACGGCATCGTCAGCGAAATCGGCGAGTATTTTCACCAGAAGCTTGTCAGCAAAAAGATCATCAAAGAGCGTCCCTGGGATCCGCGCATCCGCTTCGCCTTCTGGGCCGTTTTCCTTATCATCACCTTCATCGACGGCTTTCTGGTTTTCGAAGTGATCAACCCCATCGGCATCCTCTCCCGTTTCATCGTCTACGGATGGAGCCTGGCGATCGTCTGGGTGTTGGTGATTCTGCTTTTCGAAATATTCTACTCCCGCCGGATGTGGTGCAAATATATCTGCCCCGTCGGAACCACCTACAACTTCCTGGGGTGGGTGAGTGCGACGAAGGTGCAGTGGGACATGGACAAATGCGACCACTGCGGTGCCTGCCTGGATGCCTGTTTCGAAAACCATGTGCTTGAGTTCATCAAACCCAAATACGACAAAGAGCGGAAAGAGAAGGATGTACACAAACAGATCGTCGTCAACGGCGACTGTACGCTCTGCGCCCGCTGTTTCGACGTCTGCCATACCGACGCCTACAACTTCACCTTCCGCCTGAAAGATCTGGTCTGA
- a CDS encoding ABC transporter ATP-binding protein, translating into MPVLVEAKKVSKRFMGAKVLDGVTLQIGLGDKVAMMGPNGAGKTTLVRCMLGFYHIDEGTLQVEGHDPVRERTKVLREVSFIPQLPPPVKLSVSELLTYVERSTGTHREKIAREADAMELDIQKNMHKPFFKLSGGMKQKLLIAIALARRSRLFVFDEPTANLDPKAREHFYRLLEGIDYDHSTIFITHRIEEVEGLANRKIYMDLGKVVEDERI; encoded by the coding sequence ATGCCGGTACTGGTCGAAGCGAAAAAGGTCTCCAAACGGTTCATGGGGGCCAAGGTACTCGACGGGGTTACCCTTCAGATCGGTCTGGGGGACAAGGTGGCGATGATGGGGCCCAACGGTGCGGGAAAAACGACGCTGGTGCGTTGCATGCTCGGCTTCTATCACATTGACGAAGGGACGCTGCAAGTCGAGGGGCACGACCCGGTCCGGGAGCGGACGAAGGTACTGCGGGAGGTGAGTTTCATTCCCCAGCTTCCCCCGCCGGTCAAACTGAGCGTCTCGGAGCTTTTGACCTATGTGGAGCGCAGCACCGGAACCCACCGGGAGAAGATCGCCCGGGAAGCCGATGCAATGGAACTTGATATTCAGAAAAACATGCACAAACCCTTTTTCAAGCTTTCCGGGGGTATGAAGCAGAAGCTCCTCATCGCCATCGCGTTGGCCAGAAGGAGCCGCCTCTTCGTTTTCGACGAACCGACGGCGAACCTGGACCCGAAGGCGAGGGAGCACTTCTACCGCCTGCTGGAGGGGATCGACTACGACCACTCCACCATCTTTATCACCCACCGTATCGAAGAGGTGGAGGGGCTGGCCAACCGGAAGATCTACATGGACTTGGGAAAGGTCGTGGAAGATGAGAGGATTTGA
- a CDS encoding nitrous oxide reductase accessory protein NosL, with amino-acid sequence MTFATTGCEKRDWHQPEKVHWDRDMCERCKMALSERKYAAEVIDPKTHKHYKFDDIGCVILWFRENRIPWEKEAIIWVKDGKTGKWIDAKKAWYTTDKLSPMGYGFTAYADKADAGSKEVVDYEEVKRRVIRIGR; translated from the coding sequence GTGACATTTGCAACGACCGGATGTGAAAAGAGGGACTGGCATCAACCGGAGAAGGTCCATTGGGACCGGGATATGTGCGAGCGGTGCAAAATGGCGCTCAGCGAGCGCAAATACGCTGCGGAAGTGATCGACCCCAAAACCCACAAGCACTACAAGTTCGACGATATCGGCTGCGTGATTCTCTGGTTCCGGGAGAACAGGATTCCCTGGGAGAAGGAGGCGATCATCTGGGTCAAGGACGGCAAGACGGGAAAATGGATCGATGCTAAAAAAGCGTGGTACACGACCGACAAACTTTCTCCGATGGGGTACGGTTTCACCGCCTATGCCGACAAAGCCGACGCGGGTTCCAAAGAGGTCGTCGACTATGAAGAGGTGAAACGGCGTGTCATCAGGATCGGACGATGA
- a CDS encoding ABC transporter permease subunit produces MKNLGLVAYLDIKESLRAKWFYVYAFVFGGLMGLFFISGITDSVVMGFTGLSRLLLVFIQVTIIILPIFILITTVKSIAADRESNVLEYLLSFPVSLKEYYWGKLLGRFVTVFFPVIVALFIGVAWGLMQGGQMPWAMVTLYSLLIFAICVVFLGIAFLISTLVKSHDVALGVSFAVWIVLLAFIDVALIGLMMQNRVNDEVILTIAMLNPLETFRIGAIALFDPELTVIGPVAYYLLDNLGHTFLMLYAVIYPVVLGLLFALLGYLSFRRRDLL; encoded by the coding sequence ATGAAAAATCTGGGGCTGGTGGCCTATCTGGATATCAAAGAGAGCCTGCGGGCCAAGTGGTTCTATGTCTATGCCTTCGTTTTCGGCGGGTTGATGGGGCTCTTTTTCATTAGCGGCATCACCGATTCGGTGGTGATGGGTTTTACGGGGCTCAGCCGTCTGCTGCTGGTTTTCATTCAGGTGACGATCATCATCCTTCCCATTTTCATACTCATCACCACGGTCAAGTCGATCGCCGCGGACCGGGAGAGCAATGTACTGGAGTACCTGCTCTCCTTTCCCGTTTCGCTCAAAGAGTACTACTGGGGCAAACTGCTGGGGCGCTTCGTGACCGTCTTTTTCCCCGTCATCGTCGCGCTCTTTATTGGGGTGGCATGGGGGTTGATGCAGGGAGGCCAGATGCCCTGGGCCATGGTCACCCTCTACTCCCTGCTCATCTTTGCTATCTGTGTGGTCTTTCTGGGGATCGCCTTTCTCATCTCCACCCTGGTCAAATCCCACGACGTGGCGCTGGGGGTGAGCTTCGCCGTCTGGATCGTCCTGCTGGCGTTCATCGATGTGGCATTGATCGGGCTGATGATGCAAAACCGCGTCAATGACGAAGTGATTCTGACCATCGCCATGCTCAACCCGCTGGAGACCTTCCGCATCGGCGCCATCGCCCTTTTCGATCCGGAACTGACGGTCATCGGCCCCGTGGCCTACTACCTGCTCGACAACCTGGGCCACACCTTTCTGATGCTCTACGCCGTCATCTACCCGGTGGTACTGGGCCTACTGTTTGCGCTGCTGGGGTATCTCTCCTTCAGGCGCAGAGACTTACTCTAA
- a CDS encoding nitrous oxide reductase accessory protein NosL has translation MIRILLLVILLVGGAGAAQPGHTAVVKLPNDLDPVYHLKIDKFPKFEADIVFKDGRTLRFCCVKSMMNYFYRPMYFPEFGTKPDGSDIAKMVVRDYIDGTKIDATKAWYVFGSRLTGPHGDDLIPFASKAKAELFMKRYGGSRVMSYKEVRQKGFGLIDFLDSP, from the coding sequence ATGATAAGAATTCTGCTTTTGGTCATTCTGCTGGTCGGCGGGGCGGGGGCGGCCCAGCCGGGCCACACCGCCGTCGTCAAACTTCCCAACGACCTGGACCCGGTCTATCACCTCAAAATCGACAAATTCCCCAAATTCGAAGCCGACATCGTTTTCAAAGACGGCAGGACGCTCCGTTTCTGCTGTGTCAAGTCGATGATGAACTACTTCTACCGACCCATGTATTTTCCCGAATTCGGCACCAAACCTGACGGTAGCGACATCGCCAAAATGGTGGTGCGCGACTACATCGACGGCACGAAGATCGATGCCACCAAGGCTTGGTATGTCTTCGGCAGCAGGCTTACCGGCCCCCACGGGGACGACCTGATTCCTTTCGCTTCGAAAGCGAAAGCGGAACTTTTCATGAAACGCTACGGCGGGTCGCGGGTCATGAGTTACAAAGAGGTGCGCCAAAAAGGGTTCGGCCTGATCGACTTTCTCGATTCCCCCTGA